The Helianthus annuus cultivar XRQ/B chromosome 16, HanXRQr2.0-SUNRISE, whole genome shotgun sequence genome includes a window with the following:
- the LOC110917041 gene encoding transcription factor bHLH137 yields the protein MAAFSHQQHQSFFLDQTVLFPNPNTTAACFPQFHQPHNHAVHGYHHDQASVANKLQSPASSMSMVLDDQKVESGNELLAKKRKDKQMLAHHAQSKDTSNKVKKQKKTNDYQEEKKKKNTKKGSSEEEGAVGYIHVRARRGQATDSHSLAERVRREKISERMKLLQAIVPGCDKVTGKALMLDEIINYVQSLQNQVEFLSMKLASVNPMLYDFGMDLDSFMLKPDENMSNMVLPIMPSLQQCSLNEGVASLAPTTTNDNCNYLPQLIDSSAATNSLLFQQEHMPNILSQGNEHELWDVDEQRLKLDNRFALSNNLTSFH from the exons ATGGCAGCTTTTTCACACCAACAACACCAGTCTTTTTTTCTTGATCAAACTGTTCTCTTTCCAAACCCTAACACCACTGCTGCTTGTTTCCCTCAGTTCCACCAACCTCATAATCATGCTGTTCATGGTTATCATCATGATCAAGCTTCTGTAGCAAATAAGTTACAAAGCCCAGCTTCTTCAATGTCAATGGTTCTTGATGATCAGAAAGTTGAGAGTGGCAATGAGTTATTAGCAAAAAAGAGGAAGGACAAACAAATGCTTGCTCATCATGCTCAATCTAAA GATACAAGCAACAAAGTGAAGAAGCAAAAGAAAACAAATGATTatcaagaagaaaagaagaaaaagaatacAAAGAAAGGTTCTTCTGAAGAAGAAGGTGCAGTTGGGTACATTCATGTTAGAGCAAGAAGAGGCCAAGCTACTGATAGCCATAGCCTTGCTGAAAGG GTGAGGAGAGAGAAAATAAGTGAAAGGATGAAGCTGTTGCAAGCAATTGTTCCAGGTTGTGACAAG GTAACTGGAAAGGCCCTCATGTTGGATGAAATTATTAATTATGTCCAGTCATTGCAAAATCAAGTCGag TTTCTTTCCATGAAGCTGGCTTCTGTCAATCCCATGCTATATGATTTTGGAATGGATTTAGATTCATTCATGCTTAAACCTGATGAG AATATGAGCAACATGGTACTGCCAATCATGCCAAGTTTACAACAATGTAGTCTCAATGAAGGAGTCGCCTCGTTGGCTCCGACGACGACGAACGATAACTGCAACTACCTGCCACAGCTGATTGATAGTTCAGCAGCTACTAATTCATTGTTGTTTCAACAAGAACATATGCCAAATATTCTTTCACAG GGAAATGAACATGAATTGTGGGATGTGGATGAACAAAGACTAAAACTTGACAATCGTTTTGCTCTCAGCAATAACTTGACATCTTTTCACTAG